A window of Chanos chanos chromosome 15, fChaCha1.1, whole genome shotgun sequence genomic DNA:
AGCTGAGTGATCCAGTACAccacaggagaaacagaaagtcCAGTCAAAGGCACACTTACCAAGTGGGGGTCCCTCAATGTCCTCTAGAAGGTTGGCAGTGGAGGCTGCGGTACCCAGACTGGGTGGAGAATTAAGGAAAACCAGGACTGGTTTTACTGGTAAGAACATCATTTTCTTTCCTGGTTTTGTCAAGTCACATCAAAAGACTCTGTTTATTGTGAGAAAGACCAAGCATCTCAAGAAGGagacagttcattttattttaagttgTGTAAAAGATATTTCACAGGAACTCTCGTTTCTGTTTTTAGGTTGTCTCTGTTCCTGGCGTAGTATCGGTCTTGCAGTTTGCACTAACGTGTTTTCTAAAGCTGAACCCAACGTTTTgtgttcctcctctctctctcagagaacatCTCCGTCTGCCCGGAGAGCAATCCGACGGGCCTCTGAGGGGAATGTTTAGAGAGCACAGCGGGTTTTTAGCCGATTGATTTAGACCTACCAGATCAGCACAGAACCAGAGAGCCCACAAACCAGAGAGCCCACAAACCAGAGAGCCCACAGAACCAGAGAGCCCACAAACCAGAGAGCCCACAGAACCAGAGAGCCCACAGAACCAGAGAGCCCACAGAACCAGAGAGCCCACAGAACCAGAGAGCCCAGATATATTTAAGAGAGTACTGAATATCTCCCTCTGCTTCTTCAGGCTTAACGAGCGACCATAATAACCATCCGTAACGTGACACGGTCGACCAGTGGAAATCGTTTAGTCATCACCGTGGATCCACCTTAATGAGAGAAGACGCAGATACCCGTTCTCCTGAGTGTGACGCAGAGCAGTGGACGGGCAGCGTGGTGATGTGTACATGCTCATTTGTGTGtataatacaaacacagagagaggggctcAGAGAGAGGCGGCGAGCGCGAGAGAGGATACGAGTGATGTTTCAGCAGGGTCCTCTTTTTGGACTTTTTCCTCCGGGTCTTCTCAGAGAAAGATCTAGCAATTTCAAAAAGCTTCTTTCTCGTAGCTGCAGAAAAACGgatagaggaaaagaaaaaaaccaaaacaaaacaaaacaaaacccatttCAGGAGAGGATTCATGAGTCAGAGTCCTCTAGGGACAAATGGCACATTCAGTGAGGAAACAACAGTGATAACACGATAACACAGCTCATTATCAGCgaaacacagttacactgaaaaTCCCATTCTTTCTCAGattttttcataaacacaaaataactgcGAGTAAAATCAATTATAATGGGAGCATGCAAACAGATTTGAACCAGAACCAGGACaatgttaaactgaaataatcacatttaaatcacaataaaaatatttaagcaCAAACTTAATAATTAGAAATGTAAACTAAGCTAAGGGTAATGGCAGAGACACTGAAAACCCATGCAGAGCAAACCCCCTTAATCCCAGTCCGGGGGAACAACAATGCATTTTTCCAGAAATAAAACCCTTCATCCGAGCACTAAGGAGGCGGATCATGGGCTGATGACATGGATCAGGTGTCCTGCTGTCCTGGGCTTTGGTTTACAGAGGGAGCTGCCGTCTTTAGCTCCTTCAGAGCTGGGACCACAGAACACAGTTCTACAGCATTTACTGACAACAGGCTGGgtcctccaccacacacacacacccccacacacacacacacacgcacacatactcacatgcgcgtacacacaacagacacacacacacacacacacacgcacacgcacacatactcacatgcgcgtgcacacaacagacacacacatactcacaagcacgtgcacacaacacacacacatacacacacacacgcacacgcacgcacacatactcacatgtgcatgcacacaacagacacacacatactcacaagcacgtgcacacaacacacacatacacacactcacatgcacacacacccacacacataggcacaagcgcgcgcgcacacacacacacgcgcacacacacacacacacacgcacacatacactgtgtcCCTGCCTCATCCACACTCTGCTACTCTCCTGTGGgtctctctttgtttgcttCCCAAACACCCAGTTCACCTCTGATGGATTAAATTACAAATTGTGATTATAGAGTAATCCTGCAGGTCATATTCAGTCCCTGTTTTATCCTGTATAAGGTTATACCCAGTTCCATTCTGACCAAGTCTACAGCGacacactttaaaaaagaaagaaaaaaaagagaaaaaactatatttggtaaaataaatacataaataaataaaggaatacAAAAGTGAAGGGCACAGCTGTGGGACAGTACAGTCAGGTcaccaagtgtgtgtgtgtgtgtgtgtgtgtttgtgtgcatgtgtgtgcgtgcatgtgtgtgcacttgtacagctatccttaagaggaccagtttgagttttagaccttgggagtgaggacattttggctggtcctcacttcttcaaagggctatTTGAGGGTTAAgatttggttttagggttcaggttagaattaggtttaggttagggttagggtcagggttagggttaggcatttagttgtgacggttgaggttagggtaaggggcttgGGAATGCattgtcaatgagtgtcctcacaaagatacaATTacaagtgtgtgggtgtgggtgtgtgtgcacatgcgtgtgtgcgcgtgcgtgtgtgcgtgcgtgtatgtgtgtgtgtgtgcgcacgcgcacgtgtgtgtgtgtaaacgagCATTGTTGCCTCCTCACATTTGCccatgtgtttcagtttgtcaCGGAACAGGGCATCATCTGAAACAGACTGACAGGCCTCCTCTGAACCTGACGCACAGTGATCTCCTGCAACAGACGGGAATAAACTGTATGTTAgcatgacagacacacacacacccacacggtcacacacacccacacacaaacagagaaacaaacacacccacatacacacacacagagaaacaaacacacacacgcacacacacaaacagagaaacaaacacacccacacacaaacagagaaacaaacacacccacatacacacacacagagaaacaaacacatacacacgcacacacaaacagagaaacaaacacatacacacgcacacacaaacagagaaacaaacacacccacacacaaacagagaaacaaacacacccacacacaaacagagaaacaaacacagccacatatacacacacgcacacacacacacacacacacacgcacacacacacacacacgcacacacacaaacacacacataaacaaacacacagacacgcagtgcaaaggggggggggggggtcagaaacacatcagtaaaaaggggggggggtgttcccaGCGCAGTGTGGCGTTGCATGGTCATGTGTGGGGCACTGGGGCGATGGTAGAAGCAcatgcagtgagacaggtgGGTGAAAGACAGGTGGGTGAAAGACAGGTGGCTGAGTGACGGTCATCTACCTTCTGCAGTACTCTCCATGCAAGCAGATGAATGAGTGCCCTTGGATTTCTGTGACTCATAGTTCAGCCGATCTAAAAGCAGACAGAGGGGGCGTGACTGCGTCATTAGAGGTTGAGATTAAGGAAGAGGACACTGCCTGCCCAAGCTCTGGTCTTCGCGCTGCATCTCAGACACCAGCTCTGAGAGACATGACTGCATTCACCTCAGACACCAGCTCTGAGAGACACGACTGCATTCACCTCAGACACCAGCTCTGAGAGACACGACTGCATTCACCTCAGACACCAGCTCTGAGAGACACGACTGCATTCACCTCAGACACCAGCTCTGAGAGACACGACTGCATTCACCTCAGACACCAGCTCTGAGAGACACGACTGCATTCACCTCAGACACCAGCTCTGAGAGACATGACTGCATTCACCTCAGACACCAGCTCTGAGAGACACGACTGCATGCACCTCAGACACCAGCTCTGAATGACACGACTGCATTCACCTCAGGTCGGCTAATGTGTCCTAACACACGCTTACAGCACCGACAATTAACAGTAACGACCAGCATGTTTATGAATAAAGTTAACATGCGGATCTTTAACCCTGTCTGACCCGTGACAGTCAGGTGTGTAACCAACATATGTTCACTGTTTACATGCTCTGTGCACGCTCAAAGATTTGGATAATCAGGGCCTTTGGAGGTTTGGGCTGTCTCACATTAAGACTACTAATCTAGGATCAGTGGATTTGCCCTCTCGCAATCCCACTAAATAGGTATGTGGATGAGGAGGAACTGTTTCTAGACTAGTTCTCTTATTTGTACTCTGAGACACACAGGAGTCCTGGTCCTGGTCATAAAATACCTCTACCCTCGTCATAAGGAAGTTTTCATCCTCTACATTATCTCCAAAACAGGAaaagtgatgtcactgttttggTGCAGACAGATCACCTTAACATGAGCCCTTTTATCAGTTTCTGCATCCCTGTCTATTTCTGAgtcattctctgtctgcctctgtttctgagTCATTCTCtatctgcctctgtttctgagTCATTCTCTATCTGCCTCTGTTAATGAGccattctctgtctgcctctgttaatgagtcattctctgtctgcctctgcttctgagtcattctctgtctgcctctgttaatgagtcattctctgtctgcctctgcttctgagtcattctctgtctgcctctgcttCTGAGTCATTCTCTATCTGCCTCTGTTAATGAgtcattctctgtctgcctctgcttctgagtcattctctgtctgcctctgtttctgagtcattctctgtctgcctctgtttctgagTCATTCTCtatctgcctctgtttctgagTCATTCTCtaacagaggcagacagagaatgacTCATTAACAGAGGCAGATAGAGAATGActcagaaacagaggcagataGAGAATGActcagaaacagaggcagactgagaatgactcaTTAACAGAGGCAGATAATGAGTCATTCTCTATCTACCTCTGTTTCTGAgtcattctctgtctgcctctgttaATGAGTCATTCTCTATCTACCTCTGTTTCTGAGTCATTCTCTATCTGCCTCTGTTAATGAGTCATTGTGTTTCACGTAGTAAAGTGTGGCAAGACTGATTTAAAGTCAAATGTTGCTTGCATGAGGTCAAGGGAACGTTTCGACTATTTGTGacccagagagaaaaagaatgagtggAATGGGTTCACTGGGGTCGTATGACGACACAGACACCTCTCAGGTACCAAACACGCGTGTCGGTGGGCAGCAGAAACTGCCCGTCCCATGACCAATCTGTGGTTGTGAAAACAATTGACGATGAAAAAGTCTCTTCCTGTTTAGGACAGAGCCAAAAGCAACAAGgcaggtagtgtgtgtgtgtgtgtgtgtgtgtgtaagcaggtGAAGAGGTCTACACGTGCCAATGCCTGAGTCGATATACACATGCGCTATGTGTGCACAAGATTCAGATCAAATAGGTATTCAAATGATCCGAATGGCCGGGCCTTGTTCTAATTCTCCTCAGTACCTCCTTTCTTTGAGAGCTTGCTCTCTCAGTTAACAGGACAAATGGCAGTTCTGGTGTAGATTCAGCGAGGCATTCACAGAGTGTTTGTCTGGTGGCCTGTTAGTATTTTAGTAACTTTCTTAGAGAAGGACACAGGGTAAAGGAGACATGTAGGAGTGCTGGAACAGGGCCAAGCCATTTAGATACTTCAAATTCTTACTTGATCCATAGCTCTTTTGGGAATGAGTAACACATGTGATGGGCCATGTATGGACAGGCAGGTGTATTTTATAAAGCTTAGGTTTTTtgtcagagtgagtgaaagaacacacatttgtcaaacaaatacatgatttattttaaacctCAACCAACCCATTTGTGTGGTGTCCAAAGCATAATTAAATCTGAtagtttttttcactgtgtatggtgtgtaaTAAACAAAGACCACATGCAAAAGAAAACGCTTCATTTACGTTCTTTTGTCAgtttctctggtgtgtgtgtgtgaatgtgtatgtgcatgggcatgtgtgtgtgtgtgtgtgtgaatgtgtatgtgcatgggtatgtgtgtgtgtgtgtgtgtgtgtgaatgtatatgcgcgtgggtatgtgtgtgtgtgtaggagtgtgtgtgaatgtgtatgagagtatgtgtgtgtgtgtttatgagtttttgtgtgtgtgtgtgtgtgtgtgtgtgtgtgtgtgtgtgagaatgtgtgtgtgtgtgtgtgtgtgtgtgtgtgtatgtgtatgtgtgtgtgtgtgtgtgagaatgtgtgtgtgtgtgtgtgtgtatctgtgtgtgtgtgacctctctCCAGGGCGATGAGGAAGTCTCGGTTGCGTTGTAGCTCTTTCATAAACTCCTCGTTCTGCAGGAAGAGAGCGATTCGCTCGTCCTCCAGGTACTGTCTCAGTTTCCGGTCCTGGTCGGACCCCGCCCAGCTGCTCGGTACCGGCCCGCTCCCCGACGCCGCCGAGTGCTGCGTCAGAGACGACagggatgaggatgaggaggacgaAGGCTGGGAGAGATTGCTTTGGGAGCGCTGtaggggaaagagaggacaaacaGAGGTGACTGAATCAGACACTCTGTGGCTCCGGCTTCACTCTGAGGCTCTGATTAAGAAACAAAGCATCATCTCACCGGCCCCCATGCACACAATTCAATCAAACAGAGtgagcacaacacacacattcacatccagGAATTCAGATCTGTTTCACTGGAAGTAATGTGTATCGATGGCTTTTGAACATTAAGAGAACACAATTCCATACAGCACTAATGAAACATTAAGACCGGGTGTAAGAGGCCTTGTCTATAtgttgtgtgtcagagctgtgtcaggtgCACAGTGTTGCCTGCTGTGTTTTGCTAATGGTGGGACCGTAATGCATCTACGTGAGGCCAGTCAAGGTTAATGGTGCAGTACACATCCGGGGAAAAGCCATAAATCTACCTGCAGACTCTCCAGCTGCTGAGGCAAGATCCGCAAGAAGTCATCGGGGAGGTTGCCTAGTAACGGCGGGTTCCAGTTCCTGTAACCGCCAACCTGCCGGTGCCCAGGAGGGGGATGAGCATCAAACCTGGCAGTAAGgagggcacagagagagtgaaaaatcaAGGTCACTCAAGGTCAGTCTGATGTGTCACTAGCATATGCTGGTGATTAGCTTTAGCAGTAACCATGTGTTTGTCTTATACAACATATGTGGGATACGGTTAATGGACTCCCCAATATCTCACTTCCATTCACCTGgatttttgaccttttgctaCCCTCCCACCccttcccaaacacacacacacgcacacgcgcacacacgcacacgcacacgcacacgcacacacacacacacacacacaaaagatgaaACATTGGGTCTCCAGAACAGTGTCAAATACTCTCGGCCTCTGAAACCTCACTGATACAGTGTGCAGTAGTAACATTATTCCACCACTAGATGGagtgctgagaaaaaaaattcaaaacaccGGCAGCATGAAAATGGACATGAGATCCAAATGTGGGTTTGAAATATTCGTAACAGGAGATTCTACAACATCAAATAAACACTTCAAAGCCTTGTGTGGGATGTTTGTCTCGCTTTTTCCAAACATGCAGCAAGCTATTCGTGTGAGAAAAGGCATGACTTAATTGCCGTTAACCCCCTtagtgacagaaaagaaaccagGTCATatcgaaccccccccccccccgaaacccAGCGCAAACCTGCCCCCGCCACTGTCGTCGCCATCACTAACCTGGGTGGTGGAGTGGGTGGGACATCCGCCGGGTGTTTCCTGTCGTAGATGTGCATGTCGTACGAGGGTGGGGAATAGACAGGTGGGGGCTCCTCTTCAGAACTATCGGGCTCCAACGTCCTGTCAAGGATCTGAGGAgagggtcgggggggggggggggggggtgaatgaaagtgaaaaaggaaaatgagttGAATGGGCCATTTTGACAGTCCCGCAGAGATTTTAAGATCAttgcattatttttatttattcaattatttacTCGGTTTTAAATACATAGGCTCACAGTCTCTTATAGGACATAGCCCACGTGATTTAGCACCCTAGTCCTAGCTGGTAATGATATAGTCTTTTATTGTTGACAGGTGATTCTGAACATACTCAAAGGCTTTTGAAAGCAGCATATGTCTATTCCAGGACATATTTCAGTAGGCACAGACTTATATTGAAACACGCCATCAGCCTGGCTTAAATAGTAACAAGTAGCCCATCAGTGGGGTCATTTTGTCACAGCAGTTTTGACTGAACATGTAGCCTAGCCTATAATTTAACGTCCATCTTACTGCTTCAGTCTGTTCCTCGAAAATAGCCCTGCTGGCCACTTAATGATGCTGCTGCCCAAAAAACACgtcaattgtttttttcccatgtggaagcctgtgtctgtaacacgtttgcttcctttttttccagacCCTCCTTTACTTTTAGACATTTTCTTGTCCATGGCTTTCGTTGTCCATCTCACTGCTCATCTCATCCACAAACGCTGCCAGCAAGGACGTTGTATCATCTGGAAACTTAACGCATTttctgttgccccccccccccccaccttctgcTACTGCTGTACAAAAGCATACTCCAACCCATTCTCCtttattgccccccccccttcttcaaCATGCTAACCGCTTCCAACA
This region includes:
- the LOC115828924 gene encoding CUE domain-containing protein 1-like, producing MTSLFRRSTSSTNGGGGGSNHGNSSRGGGGGGASQTELNNSRPGRQVRRLEFNQAMDDFKTMFPSMDQEVIECVLRANHGAVDSTIDQLLQMSLDSQGTDYSSDSDDSIPPEILDRTLEPDSSEEEPPPVYSPPSYDMHIYDRKHPADVPPTPPPRFDAHPPPGHRQVGGYRNWNPPLLGNLPDDFLRILPQQLESLQRSQSNLSQPSSSSSSSLSSLTQHSAASGSGPVPSSWAGSDQDRKLRQYLEDERIALFLQNEEFMKELQRNRDFLIALERDRLNYESQKSKGTHSSACMESTAEGDHCASGSEEACQSVSDDALFRDKLKHMGKSTRKKLFEIARSFSEKTRRKKSKKRTLLKHHSLGTAASTANLLEDIEGPPLEDKSQLRRPGTQEEEEPNKEVVS